TGGTTATTTGATAGTCATGTCTTATTTGGTGGAAATATTCTATCCGATTAGAAAAattgattatatataattaCATATTCTACTCCATTAGAAAAAAATGGTCTTCTGTGATAGGTGCAATTAAATAACTTATGATCGATCTATTCGATCTAGAAGTAAGGCtgataaaaatgtatttgaaatcACTAATCCTGAAACTTTATTTCGGCCAGTCAAAGTTGGAAGTATCGTAATCGTTCTTCATAGCGCAGCAACGGAAGATTATGTAAAAGGATTACACCGGGAGTGTTTAGCTCTGAAACACCATGCCCGGTGTAAGGCTTCTACTAACAAATGGATAATAATAGTCTAAATGATCATAGTCACGACACTGACTAACTGTCTGCCAAGTTCTTAGTTTAATGATATATTAATCGGATAACATGGCTTTTCTTTGAACTGTGAATTAGGACTGGCTAAATAAGTACATTTTTTCAGAAACATCATGACCCACAATctcaaataactaaaaagtCCACTTGAAATAGAAGatttacataattttttatttcaagatTAGTCAAAAATCTTTCAAGaaaagcaaaattttatcaagtgAAACAGAACTGAAAGATTTACAGATATAAAAGAGCACAAAGCCAGCCTGAAGTTCACATGAGCCAGTCCCCACCATCGGATCTCATCATGGCCAGCCTGATAGAAAACATAACCCTTTAATTACCTGTATACCACCATAGATTGActgataatcaaatattattctCTCCTTTTGACTTGGATTGTATTCCACTGAAGCTATGTATTCTATtccattaatatattatttgaatcTGTAATATTCCTTTATTATGATCACTTGACATGTATCCCATTTATATATTCTTTGAATTTGATAAAGCGAATTCGCCATAAAGTTTGCTCGGACTTTTTAAATTCTTCATAATatgtttgattgattgaaatcGCAAGACCGGTAAAGCAAATAAATTTGGCACTCATGACACAGACTGCAGAATTTTTTGAATTGTAGAGTTCACTCATGCATGGGCGAAATATTCCTTTGGCTCGGTAGGCTCCAACCCTGATCGGgaccaaatatttttaaaaagtagagGTAATTTTATAGTGAATTCAGAGCTAGATAGAGATTAAGCCCGGACTATCAGAAAATTACAGGTGAATTAGAAGTTAAGTCCGAGCTAGAAAAAAATTCTAGTTCCGTCACTGCATCGTGTCTAAGAAAGAATTCTCCCACACTTGTTGTTGGAAtgtttttgattaattagattttgaATTAGTCTTTAGTTAGTTTCATATTTCTACTCCTATATAATCTGGATTACGCTAGTCAAAAAACTAGCAATAAAATAGGAGAAGTCAAGAGAATTTtgtatttagtttaatttgtaAGCCTATAAAAATGCAAACAATTTGCATGATTTTTTCTTCAAACGAATTAGAGTGAGAACACTCTATCTGGTTAGATTGTTTATGATTCAGATATTTATATGTTGCTGAAAAATCATCAAGGCAAGGTTCTagatttgaaattagtgatagACTGCAGTAATCAATTGAGTGAAACAACTATCTCTGATTAATCTCATTGGAAATAggtatcaaaaaaattaaaaatacatatcCCCCATCCAtagatagaaaaataaaaactacaAAATTGTCTTATGATGATTTAAATATACATCGGTAATCAACGCAAACGTGAAGTAAGATCGATAAAGTCATCTTCTTTGCAAGGAATTGTAATACCACCCATTGGATGATTAAATCCGAACTCTTCCTCAGATTTTCTTAATAATTCTTGAAAAGAAGGCTGATTCAGAAGAGATATCGGAACTATGAACCTCTTCTTTTGGCTTTCTCCAACATATACTGCTAAGTGCCCTTTAGGAACATCTTTCGCTGCTTGATTCGCCACCAAATTTGATCGGCGAAGAATTTGTTTAGCAAGTGAAATTACAGGAAAACGAATGGCCATTTTTGGTTAAAGATAGCAAAAATAATGGGAAAACTTGTTTTACAAGTAAGAGAATGAGATTTTAGATTTTGAGTTGGGTTGGATTTAGCAAGGGTTTAtacatatgtgtatatataaatGCGATTGTGTATGTGAGAAAAATCTGATGAGATTTTGATGAGTGGTGGTGATGTATTGGTGGGGTTGGGAAGGAGAGATGAGTAGCAAAgataataaacaataatattGGTTGTCTAATCAagttattttcagaataaattcTAATGAAGAAGATTTAATTAATATTGGTCCAAAAAAGTTATTCTGTGGTAGGGAAATATATGCCGTACTGAAAGTGAAGGCCAAGttaatacgaaaaaaatcttaaaagaaAGATCACATGGTAATTGATCTTGATAATAcctaaaattttcttttatttcattttggttatcaaacttttaatttattttagttaccataccttaattttttttaacaggaGTTTTCCCGGTCAAAATATTTATGTGGCAGCCGGATTTAGCCATGTGGCAATCaggttttgttattttattattgaaaacttgacaaatatatataattttattttagaaggGAGTTTTAGATCAAATTATACATACATGATAAGTTTTAATACAAACAAAATCTGGCTACCAAGTTAGCATTTTTAGACCGAAAAGTTTGTGTCGGAAAAAACTAACCACATTACGGTaactaaaaggaaaaaaaattaaaatttattaactaaaatgaaataaaaccaaagtttGGATACTCAGAATCAATTAGCCACGGATCATAAGTAGGAGACTCTGAACAATGTCCTACCATGCCACAACTACTATAGTATAGTACACAATTTAGTGCACAATTTGAGAGTTTTATCCAAGGAAATTAGGACACAATTTAGTGGCTTTTGACATTATAGTAGAATCTAGTGAAAAAAGTTAGGGTTCTACTTGTGGAGATTTTTGATAGATTTCGATTGACTAGTGAATAGTAGAGAATCATTGATAAAATTGAGAGTGCGTGGGTACCACATCCCACCGCATATCTCATGTGATCCACTCATTACTCTTTAATGGTGTAGCTGCGGAGAACTTCTTATGTGAACTAAATTCACCACGTAGGATTGTGAATCATCTATTTAATACGTGACACGTGCCGTGATTATTTACTTAAACCAATTAATGAAAAGTACATTGAgtctaaataaaatacattaaataattattaataattacatTTTTCATTAATTGGCTCAGATAAATAATCACGTCACGTGTCACGTATTAAATGGATAGTTCATAATTCTAATTGgtttacctaaaaatttctcgtaGCTGAGTCATTGACAATGAGCGCAATACTGGTGTCCTTATTCTTCCAACCTTTCAAATGCACTAGGTTTGAACATTTAAGGCCTCGCATTAGATTCCATATTACCATCATTTATTCCAACATTATTTATGGTCAACATGATGCAATGTAATGagcatatttaatttattacagTAACTTGTTTATACCTCACATTTGGTTTATATTCTAAACTTTGAAAAGCGTCAGATTTCAtcccattttttaattttcagtttgaattataacaatttttcaaattagaattttttcatttgaaaaaggtTCATATGTGTTctttatatttgatatatagtcttatttttttaaacatgaaAGACTTATTTAGACAACTTGCCAACTATGAaggacatatatatatataaaccattttcagagtgaaaaaaaattctaatttgaaaaaattggtatgataattaaaactgaaaaatggATAATGtgataaaattgatgattttataaaagtttggaaataaatgaaaaaaatcaaaaaaaataaatatttttaatgattaggCCTATATAGCCTTAGCTGATTTCTCAACTAAAGactttaaaaccctaaaaactaTTAATAGAAATGTCAACGGGATGATGGGAGTGCTCCTCATTCTAATCAATCATGCATGCTTAATCAACCATATTCATAGTTtcataatttatgtatttttcttCTATTAACATCAAGTGCTAAACCGTTTTAATCAGCCAGAATTGTTCTTACCTAACCAAGAAGTTGTAGGCcatgattgtttttttttcatagagAACATGGTTGATTATGAATCCTATGGCCCTAATATTAGTTTGGTGGAAAACACAACCATGTGATACCCTTATAATCTATGCTCCAGCAC
This window of the Mercurialis annua linkage group LG5, ddMerAnnu1.2, whole genome shotgun sequence genome carries:
- the LOC126682238 gene encoding auxin-responsive protein SAUR21-like — translated: MAIRFPVISLAKQILRRSNLVANQAAKDVPKGHLAVYVGESQKKRFIVPISLLNQPSFQELLRKSEEEFGFNHPMGGITIPCKEDDFIDLTSRLR